A genomic region of bacterium contains the following coding sequences:
- a CDS encoding tetratricopeptide repeat protein: protein MRFAVSIFLLVLAATSRPLSAQEVEVYEFVADPIIISAPQSRVAPDLYRAPTGADSPEERLQAGFDAFAAGDYTLALARFREVDRDHPFYPNALYGRALCLDYLGRPEEAVYEYNRLILFSSELPEGDEGRLWRKLALESLVRLLYFNPPGDMLDYLQRILDALNYKDALFILGGIYREYGDYAGALGVYENLYAHAPDVRTNERLLYAMAEINELAAPISDDPGAVFDKAMDLYLQVVERGEELLTESPGDEEVAYYVVRSLGRLGLHHQELAERYEYGGASYLPEVDREAELELLIAETAASATDRSYIYSRNRITRFLDSYIGVIAYVYSVHVPVRDPNHRVEVQITIEPDGTVSDVALLSSNTPAYFTDRLLDLIAAWRFPRGRKRVVAVYPFVFSGEF, encoded by the coding sequence ATGCGATTCGCCGTATCCATCTTTCTCCTGGTCCTCGCCGCGACATCCCGGCCGCTCTCGGCGCAGGAGGTCGAGGTTTACGAGTTTGTCGCCGACCCCATCATCATCTCCGCCCCCCAGAGCCGGGTGGCCCCCGACCTGTACCGCGCGCCGACCGGGGCGGACTCGCCCGAGGAGCGGCTTCAGGCCGGTTTCGACGCCTTCGCCGCGGGCGATTACACCCTTGCCCTGGCCCGCTTCCGCGAGGTGGACCGGGACCACCCCTTCTACCCCAACGCCCTCTACGGCAGGGCGCTGTGCCTGGACTACCTCGGCCGACCCGAGGAGGCGGTGTACGAGTACAACCGCCTGATCCTCTTCTCGTCGGAACTCCCCGAGGGGGACGAGGGGAGGCTCTGGCGCAAGCTGGCGCTGGAGTCCCTGGTCCGCCTGTTGTACTTCAATCCGCCGGGGGACATGCTCGACTACCTCCAGCGGATTCTCGACGCCCTGAACTACAAGGACGCCCTGTTCATCCTCGGCGGCATCTACCGTGAGTACGGCGACTACGCCGGGGCCCTCGGCGTTTACGAAAATCTGTACGCCCACGCGCCCGACGTGCGGACGAACGAGAGGCTCCTTTACGCCATGGCGGAGATCAACGAGCTCGCGGCTCCCATCTCCGACGACCCCGGGGCCGTCTTTGACAAGGCGATGGATCTCTATCTCCAGGTGGTCGAGCGCGGGGAGGAACTCCTCACGGAGAGCCCCGGTGACGAGGAGGTGGCGTATTACGTGGTCCGCTCCCTCGGACGCCTGGGGCTCCACCACCAGGAACTGGCGGAACGCTACGAATACGGCGGGGCGTCGTACCTGCCCGAGGTGGACCGCGAGGCGGAACTGGAGCTTCTGATTGCAGAAACGGCCGCCTCCGCCACCGACCGCTCCTACATCTACTCCCGCAACCGCATTACCCGTTTCCTCGACAGCTACATCGGGGTCATCGCCTACGTCTACAGCGTCCACGTGCCGGTCAGGGACCCGAACCACCGCGTCGAGGTTCAGATAACCATCGAGCCCGACGGCACGGTGTCCGACGTGGCGCTCCTCTCCAGCAACACCCCGGCGTACTTCACCGACCGGCTGCTGGATTTGATCGCCGCCTGGCGCTTCCCCCGGGGACGCAAGCGGGTGGTGGCGGTGTACCCCTTCGTTTTCTCCGGCGAGTTCTGA
- the fmt gene encoding methionyl-tRNA formyltransferase: protein MGPRLVFFGTPQVAARALEALVTGGFDVAAVVTQPDRPVGRGQRIRHTPVHESAEKLGLTVLQPESAKDGELLEHLTALAPDLFTVVAYGNFLPEKLLAVPRLAALNLHFSLLPAYRGAAPVNWALVDGVDKTGVTVQRMVKKMDAGDVVLQRELAVGSDETAPELQERLTDLGVPLLAEAVELVYSGNDTRTPQDESRVTFAPLLKREHGGLDFTRPARELYDRWRGLSPRPGVFCLLGEETLKVHRCRPVPEQTSEPPGAVFRCTEDGWLAACGGGSVLEILEVQTGGSTRLSAKNFANGRRLKPPFRLTPVVPAPRA from the coding sequence ATGGGACCCAGGCTGGTATTTTTCGGCACGCCGCAAGTCGCGGCCCGCGCCCTCGAGGCCCTCGTCACCGGGGGCTTCGATGTAGCCGCCGTGGTCACCCAGCCGGACCGCCCCGTGGGGCGGGGACAGAGAATACGGCACACCCCGGTCCACGAGTCGGCAGAAAAGCTGGGCCTGACGGTTCTCCAGCCGGAGAGTGCCAAGGACGGAGAACTGCTTGAACATCTCACCGCCCTCGCACCCGACCTCTTCACCGTGGTGGCCTACGGCAACTTCCTCCCCGAGAAGCTGCTGGCGGTGCCGCGGCTGGCGGCTCTCAACCTCCACTTCAGCCTCCTCCCCGCGTACCGCGGCGCGGCCCCGGTGAACTGGGCCCTGGTGGACGGCGTGGATAAAACCGGCGTCACCGTCCAGCGCATGGTGAAAAAGATGGACGCCGGGGACGTCGTCCTCCAGCGGGAGCTCGCCGTCGGGTCCGACGAGACGGCCCCGGAGCTCCAGGAGCGCCTGACGGACCTGGGAGTACCTCTCCTCGCCGAGGCGGTTGAGCTGGTTTATTCCGGGAACGATACCCGCACACCCCAGGACGAGTCCCGCGTCACCTTCGCTCCGCTCCTGAAGCGTGAGCACGGCGGCCTGGACTTCACCCGGCCGGCGCGGGAGCTCTACGATCGCTGGCGGGGATTATCGCCCCGGCCCGGCGTCTTCTGTCTTTTGGGAGAAGAGACCCTCAAGGTCCACCGCTGCCGTCCGGTTCCAGAGCAAACCTCCGAACCGCCCGGCGCGGTCTTCCGTTGCACCGAAGACGGCTGGCTCGCGGCCTGCGGCGGCGGGTCGGTGCTGGAGATTCTCGAGGTCCAGACCGGCGGTTCCACGCGGCTTTCGGCCAAAAATTTCGCCAACGGCCGGCGCCTCAAACCCCCCTTCCGCCTCACCCCGGTCGTCCCCGCACCGCGCGCGTAG
- the def gene encoding peptide deformylase, with protein sequence MAVLPIFCYDDDALRRDNGPVDDAASLVELARDMGETMIAARGLGLAAPQVGRNVRLIVLHPRLIPGITPDENAAPVPMVNPEYEPLGGLFSDKEGCLSLPEIYGRVARYEKVRVRARDLDGGELDLTLEGLAARAIQHEVDHLNGILFVDRLSKAQRMLLNRKLKALAAQTQRGWRRIVPDDLGE encoded by the coding sequence GTGGCCGTTCTGCCCATCTTCTGCTACGACGACGATGCGCTCCGCCGGGACAACGGGCCGGTGGACGATGCCGCGTCCCTGGTCGAGCTGGCCCGGGACATGGGGGAGACCATGATCGCCGCACGGGGGCTCGGGCTGGCCGCGCCCCAGGTGGGCCGCAACGTCCGTCTCATCGTGCTCCACCCCCGCCTCATCCCGGGAATCACCCCGGACGAAAACGCGGCGCCGGTCCCCATGGTAAACCCCGAGTACGAGCCGCTGGGGGGGCTGTTCTCCGATAAAGAGGGCTGCCTGAGCCTGCCCGAAATCTACGGCCGCGTGGCCCGGTACGAGAAAGTCCGCGTCCGTGCGCGGGACCTCGACGGCGGAGAGCTGGATCTGACGCTCGAAGGGCTGGCCGCCCGCGCGATTCAGCACGAGGTGGACCACCTGAACGGCATCCTCTTCGTGGACCGCCTGTCCAAGGCCCAGCGGATGCTCCTGAACCGCAAGCTCAAGGCCCTGGCCGCCCAGACTCAGCGCGGCTGGCGCAGAATCGTTCCCGACGACCTGGGGGAGTGA
- the fabF gene encoding beta-ketoacyl-ACP synthase II, with protein sequence MTRRVVVTGLGAVTPVGLNVKETWDALLAGKSGVATVTAVNPEQYPCKVAAEVKGYDPLATIEAKAAKRMGRFVQFSLTASLEALADGHLTLTDVDRNRFAVIIGVGIGDINYLNETAIKFAERGLKGISPFFIPQVIADMAAGQVSISLELKGPNYCTTSACASATHAIGEALDHIRAGRADIAIAGGAEAAIGNLGFGGFCAARALTTRDCPPEESSRPFDALRDGFIMGEGCGILLLEEMEHARARGAKIYCELAGYGLTGDGYHLTAPAPGGDGAARAMAMALKDAGLTPGDIDYINAHGTSTELNDKFETMAIKSVFGDHARRLAISSTKSMTGHGLGAAGGMEAAATVKSIEEGIVHRTANLTHPDPECDLDFVPEGSRKLEVRAALSNSFGFGGHNAVICFKRL encoded by the coding sequence ATGACCCGACGAGTCGTCGTCACCGGCCTGGGCGCCGTGACCCCGGTCGGTCTGAACGTCAAGGAAACCTGGGACGCGCTCCTGGCGGGGAAGTCCGGCGTGGCGACCGTCACCGCCGTGAATCCGGAGCAGTACCCGTGCAAGGTGGCGGCCGAGGTCAAAGGGTACGACCCCCTGGCGACCATCGAGGCCAAAGCCGCCAAACGGATGGGCCGCTTCGTCCAGTTCTCTCTCACCGCCTCCCTGGAGGCCCTGGCCGACGGTCACCTCACGCTGACCGACGTGGACCGGAACCGTTTCGCCGTCATCATCGGCGTGGGCATAGGCGACATCAACTACCTCAATGAGACGGCGATCAAGTTCGCGGAGCGCGGCCTGAAGGGGATAAGTCCCTTCTTCATCCCCCAGGTCATCGCGGACATGGCCGCGGGGCAGGTTTCGATCAGCCTGGAGCTCAAGGGGCCCAACTACTGCACCACGTCGGCCTGCGCCTCGGCGACGCACGCCATCGGGGAGGCCCTGGACCACATCCGCGCCGGACGGGCGGATATCGCCATCGCCGGCGGGGCAGAGGCGGCCATCGGTAACCTGGGCTTCGGCGGATTCTGCGCCGCCAGGGCCCTTACGACCAGGGACTGCCCCCCCGAGGAGTCCAGCCGGCCCTTCGACGCCCTGCGCGACGGGTTCATCATGGGTGAGGGGTGCGGGATTCTGCTCCTGGAGGAGATGGAGCACGCCAGGGCGCGAGGCGCGAAAATCTACTGCGAACTGGCGGGCTACGGCCTGACCGGCGACGGCTACCACCTCACCGCCCCGGCGCCCGGTGGCGATGGGGCGGCCCGGGCGATGGCCATGGCCTTGAAGGACGCAGGCCTGACCCCCGGTGACATTGACTACATCAACGCCCACGGCACCTCCACCGAGCTGAACGATAAATTCGAGACTATGGCCATAAAGTCCGTCTTCGGGGACCACGCCCGCCGCCTGGCGATAAGCTCCACCAAGTCCATGACCGGCCATGGTCTGGGGGCTGCCGGCGGTATGGAGGCGGCGGCCACGGTGAAGAGCATCGAGGAGGGGATCGTTCATCGCACGGCCAATCTCACCCACCCCGACCCGGAGTGCGACCTGGACTTCGTTCCCGAGGGCAGCCGCAAGCTGGAGGTAAGGGCCGCCCTGTCCAACAGCTTCGGCTTCGGCGGCCACAACGCGGTCATCTGCTTCAAGCGGCTGTAA
- the acpP gene encoding acyl carrier protein, translated as MTYEEIEAKVKEIVVNELSVDADQVTPDAAFVDDLGADSLDTVELVMKLEEEFDMEIPDEDAASIRTVGDAIKYLQDHVKE; from the coding sequence ATGACCTACGAAGAGATCGAGGCCAAGGTTAAGGAGATCGTGGTCAACGAGCTCAGTGTGGACGCCGATCAGGTGACGCCTGACGCCGCCTTCGTGGACGACCTGGGCGCCGATTCCCTGGACACCGTCGAACTCGTCATGAAGCTCGAGGAGGAGTTCGACATGGAGATCCCGGACGAGGACGCCGCCAGCATCCGCACCGTGGGCGACGCCATCAAGTACCTCCAGGATCACGTCAAGGAATAG
- a CDS encoding TetR/AcrR family transcriptional regulator — protein sequence MSENTKRAILDGAKQLFIRFGKRKTSVDEIAHTAQVGKGTVYFHFKSKEEIWDTIVGEEVDKAIERITEALDKIESAREKLRTYIQIRYQVFGEELDILNIQQGVLDELFPEITEILGKLKTKEMEFLGQILTYGIERGEFREVDVELLSMILVAVLESTGEYWIKQVRLVGAEGAMNNLLNVFFHGLLKID from the coding sequence ATGTCCGAGAACACTAAGAGGGCAATCCTCGACGGAGCCAAGCAGCTCTTCATCCGTTTCGGCAAACGGAAGACCTCGGTGGACGAGATAGCGCATACCGCTCAAGTCGGTAAGGGTACGGTCTACTTCCACTTCAAGAGCAAAGAGGAAATCTGGGACACCATCGTCGGCGAGGAGGTGGACAAGGCCATCGAACGCATCACCGAGGCCCTGGACAAGATCGAGTCGGCCCGGGAGAAGCTGCGCACCTACATACAGATACGCTACCAGGTCTTCGGCGAGGAGTTGGATATTTTAAACATCCAGCAGGGCGTCCTGGACGAGCTCTTTCCAGAGATAACCGAAATTCTCGGGAAGCTGAAGACCAAGGAGATGGAGTTCCTCGGCCAAATCCTCACCTACGGCATCGAGCGCGGGGAGTTCAGGGAGGTGGACGTCGAGCTGCTCTCGATGATTCTGGTCGCGGTTCTCGAATCCACGGGCGAGTACTGGATCAAGCAGGTGCGCCTCGTCGGGGCCGAGGGCGCGATGAACAACCTCCTGAACGTCTTCTTCCACGGACTCTTGAAGATAGACTGA
- a CDS encoding MMPL family transporter encodes MEKIAVFVVRHRWPVLIAVLAVTGFFFWGMGELKVKTDFMASIDPEEPVVKLYDYMGETFGGNDVALVALEADDVFRRDVLGAMRGFSRKAETLAGVDSVLCLTEMMDIKKTEGGIEVGDLFDPGEPPDQKEIDALRGYILDKEMYTGIFVSPSGHMAVILVRLSGTGDVDRVALGQELRRMAEDGFADTGVKLYYAGLPFQIYYMDEIVLDDMGLLTPVVFGLVALVLGLFYRRLAGVFLPLAGVGFAVVWSLGLMGFTGTPISLLTGVLPVVLVAVGSAYAIHVVSRYVDERRQCDDRREATRRALFHVGLPVLFAGLTTVVGFGSLASANIQIIREMGLFAAFGVFGATVISLTLVPAVLAIIGGSVKRDFVNRMVEPGRISHATARFIEKHPRLISLGVLALFAAGVVALPYVRREVNLVEFFPEDSTMRASERVIEKHFGGSVPMQVYVQGDIRHPSVLKRMERIEKLMRSQVGHGAQSIGALLRELCFNLYDERRIPPTRDGVNELFYLIEGNDLLKNLVARGDYYPPEVTRRLAAFYPTPAPDDAQTDDGENLETEAVIVTNVSSSRTQEMIAHTQVLSAFLASDVPRLESPVTVADLGRTAFDVLRDYQLGWIAWGLSRDALYRGLDLSREEALLALREAGLGEPVSMDAETIAGTLTPWLENYVKNSGDVLLDDGPALERLGKTVAGVWRPGGDLYPDPAEISAAIEGALPESYLAEYPDDPDWLADIIAKRTTHNIQNGVVDRWTQKVLGRLPEPFSADAEFVSDLRGALFELTDRTAYVPSDMAWRLTGEPPKEIVPLLVTQSGFPRIFGVMEQKLVDNQKVSMAIAYVLVFFLLLAVMRNIVGGLLASIPILLTILINFAIMALWGIPLDFVTMMIASLVIGIGVDYTIHFTESFRRELGRSESPVAALERVLATTGRAVIINATSVAAGFLVLLASEIIPLRQFGVLVAVTMIASSLAALVILPAIYFTFRPKFIFNKGLKPLVPEKEKE; translated from the coding sequence TTGGAAAAAATCGCCGTTTTCGTCGTCCGCCACCGCTGGCCGGTCCTCATCGCCGTCCTCGCCGTGACCGGCTTTTTCTTCTGGGGCATGGGCGAGCTGAAGGTCAAGACCGACTTCATGGCCTCCATAGATCCCGAAGAGCCGGTGGTGAAGCTCTACGACTATATGGGAGAAACCTTCGGCGGCAACGACGTCGCCCTAGTGGCCCTGGAGGCGGACGACGTCTTCCGTCGCGACGTTCTCGGGGCGATGCGGGGCTTCTCCCGGAAGGCCGAGACCCTGGCGGGCGTAGACTCCGTCCTGTGCCTGACCGAGATGATGGACATAAAAAAGACCGAGGGCGGCATCGAGGTCGGCGACCTGTTCGACCCCGGCGAGCCGCCGGATCAGAAGGAGATAGACGCCCTGCGCGGCTACATCCTGGACAAGGAGATGTACACAGGCATCTTCGTCTCGCCATCGGGTCATATGGCGGTCATCCTGGTCCGCCTCAGCGGGACCGGGGACGTGGACCGGGTCGCGCTGGGCCAGGAGCTGCGCCGCATGGCCGAGGATGGGTTCGCCGATACGGGCGTGAAGCTCTACTACGCCGGTCTGCCCTTCCAAATCTACTACATGGACGAGATCGTCCTCGATGACATGGGCCTTCTGACCCCCGTGGTCTTCGGCCTGGTGGCACTCGTACTGGGACTCTTCTACCGCCGTCTGGCGGGCGTGTTCCTTCCGCTGGCCGGCGTGGGGTTCGCCGTGGTCTGGAGCCTGGGCCTCATGGGATTCACGGGAACCCCCATCTCGCTCTTGACCGGCGTCCTCCCGGTGGTGCTGGTGGCGGTGGGCTCGGCCTATGCCATCCACGTGGTGAGCCGCTACGTGGACGAGAGGCGCCAGTGCGACGACCGGCGCGAGGCGACCCGGCGCGCCCTCTTCCACGTCGGTCTGCCAGTGCTCTTCGCCGGGCTGACCACGGTGGTCGGCTTCGGCTCCCTGGCGAGCGCCAATATCCAGATTATCCGGGAGATGGGCCTCTTCGCCGCCTTCGGCGTTTTCGGCGCCACCGTCATCTCCCTGACCCTGGTCCCGGCGGTCCTGGCCATAATCGGCGGCTCGGTGAAGCGGGATTTCGTGAACCGCATGGTCGAGCCGGGGAGGATATCCCACGCAACGGCCCGCTTCATCGAAAAACACCCCAGGCTGATCAGCTTAGGCGTCCTGGCCCTCTTCGCCGCGGGCGTCGTCGCCCTTCCCTACGTGCGGCGCGAGGTGAACCTGGTCGAGTTCTTCCCGGAGGACTCCACCATGCGCGCCAGCGAGCGCGTGATAGAGAAGCACTTCGGCGGCAGCGTCCCGATGCAGGTGTACGTGCAGGGGGACATCCGCCACCCCAGCGTTTTAAAACGCATGGAGCGCATCGAGAAGCTGATGCGCTCCCAGGTGGGTCACGGAGCCCAGAGCATCGGGGCGCTCCTGCGCGAGCTCTGCTTCAACCTGTACGACGAGCGCCGCATCCCGCCGACCCGCGACGGGGTCAACGAGCTCTTCTACCTCATCGAGGGCAACGACCTGTTGAAGAACCTGGTCGCCCGGGGCGACTACTACCCGCCGGAGGTTACGCGTCGTCTCGCCGCCTTCTACCCGACGCCGGCACCCGACGATGCACAGACCGACGATGGGGAAAATCTGGAGACCGAGGCGGTCATCGTCACCAACGTCTCCAGCTCCCGGACCCAGGAGATGATAGCCCACACCCAGGTGCTGTCGGCGTTCCTGGCGTCCGACGTACCGCGGCTGGAATCGCCGGTGACCGTGGCCGACCTGGGGCGGACGGCCTTCGACGTGCTGCGGGACTACCAGCTCGGTTGGATAGCCTGGGGACTCTCCCGCGACGCGCTGTACCGGGGGTTGGATCTGAGCCGGGAGGAGGCCCTGCTCGCGCTACGGGAGGCGGGGCTCGGCGAGCCGGTCTCGATGGACGCCGAAACCATCGCGGGCACCCTGACCCCCTGGTTGGAGAACTACGTGAAAAATTCCGGCGACGTGCTCCTGGACGACGGGCCCGCGTTGGAGCGCCTGGGAAAAACGGTCGCCGGCGTCTGGCGGCCCGGCGGGGACCTGTACCCCGACCCGGCGGAAATCTCCGCCGCCATCGAGGGTGCCCTGCCCGAAAGCTACCTGGCAGAATACCCCGACGACCCGGACTGGCTCGCCGACATCATCGCCAAGCGGACGACCCACAACATCCAGAACGGCGTGGTGGACCGCTGGACGCAAAAAGTGCTGGGGAGGCTGCCCGAGCCGTTCTCCGCCGACGCGGAGTTCGTCTCCGACCTGCGCGGAGCCCTCTTCGAGCTCACCGACCGCACGGCCTACGTGCCGTCGGACATGGCCTGGCGCCTGACCGGGGAGCCCCCGAAGGAAATCGTCCCCCTGCTCGTCACGCAGAGCGGCTTCCCCCGCATCTTCGGCGTCATGGAACAAAAGCTGGTGGATAACCAGAAGGTCTCCATGGCCATCGCCTACGTGCTGGTCTTCTTCCTCCTCCTGGCCGTGATGCGCAACATCGTCGGCGGCCTGCTGGCCTCGATTCCCATCCTGCTGACGATTTTGATAAATTTCGCCATCATGGCCCTGTGGGGCATCCCGCTGGACTTCGTCACCATGATGATAGCCAGCCTGGTCATCGGCATCGGGGTGGACTACACCATCCACTTCACGGAAAGTTTCCGCCGTGAGCTCGGGCGGTCGGAAAGCCCCGTCGCGGCGCTGGAGCGGGTCCTGGCCACCACCGGTCGCGCGGTCATCATCAACGCCACGAGCGTCGCCGCGGGCTTCCTGGTGCTCCTCGCCAGCGAAATAATCCCCCTGCGCCAGTTCGGCGTACTGGTGGCGGTGACCATGATCGCCAGCTCCCTGGCGGCGCTGGTCATCCTCCCGGCCATTTACTTCACCTTCCGGCCGAAATTCATCTTCAACAAGGGGCTTAAGCCCCTCGTCCCGGAGAAGGAGAAAGAATGA
- a CDS encoding outer membrane lipoprotein-sorting protein, whose translation MKSLAAITLTLFIFTCAPAPAVTAQGILDKIADTLTGAQDMTAVYKITVTDADGSSQTSTIKIWTLGEEKRMIKYTSPSSVKGIGFLVLGEDEMYFYSPSRADVRRIAGHARNEGFHNTDFSYADMASYDYSADYTAELVETTDAQYKLKLVPKSGADTGYSSLYMWVNRDTWVFDRIDFYDSSGLVKRMTTGSVSVRDGYTTLGALLMVNQGNGHKTRITISSVEYDTGLESSFFSQRELKK comes from the coding sequence ATGAAATCCTTAGCGGCAATCACCCTGACCCTGTTCATCTTCACGTGCGCGCCCGCCCCGGCCGTTACCGCCCAGGGGATTCTGGACAAAATAGCCGACACCCTGACCGGCGCCCAAGACATGACCGCGGTTTATAAAATAACCGTCACCGATGCCGACGGCTCCAGTCAGACCTCGACGATTAAAATCTGGACCCTGGGCGAAGAGAAACGGATGATCAAGTACACCTCCCCGTCCTCGGTGAAGGGCATCGGCTTTCTGGTGCTGGGCGAGGACGAGATGTACTTCTACTCCCCCAGCCGGGCCGACGTCCGCCGCATCGCCGGCCACGCCCGCAACGAAGGCTTTCACAACACCGACTTCAGCTACGCGGACATGGCGAGCTACGACTACTCCGCGGACTACACGGCGGAGCTGGTGGAGACCACCGACGCGCAGTACAAGCTCAAGCTCGTCCCGAAATCCGGCGCGGACACGGGCTACTCGAGCCTCTACATGTGGGTCAACCGGGATACCTGGGTCTTCGACCGCATAGACTTCTACGACTCCTCGGGGCTCGTGAAACGCATGACCACGGGGTCGGTATCGGTGAGGGACGGCTACACGACCCTGGGCGCCCTTTTGATGGTCAACCAGGGGAACGGCCACAAGACCCGGATAACCATCTCCAGCGTGGAGTACGACACCGGCCTCGAGTCGTCCTTCTTCAGCCAGCGCGAACTCAAGAAATAA
- a CDS encoding DUF1302 family protein, which produces MKRLPIVFLPALLAAASTAQEGEVEYPDETDSGAVVEDSGLVPEIELGAVITADLRHLTEPPHTFTYNENDVSLSVATKWEKAEAAGSLRLRGLGFSTASSSADLEYIGYVDPWSLELESAYLNLYGLPLDPVDISIGKQEIGWGVGDKLRTYDEVNPGDYEDPLDFGEHLGVNMVRLTGWFSGTWFLEGVFIPGFTPARLPAERWQEVPEMDLGDYMGFPLWLSELSTPIEQPESSLAESAQYGARVRGSLGPVDLELAYLYTREHLPVATGMTVDVTVDPDAPPFNIPVNVTARGTFPRRHIVGASFAADVFDLGLWGEVAAYVYPEDILQTQTSPLGTTETVLYPQGAFFKWMGGIDYSFDGWYTQLQYVHGLYDERGAAEMGDYFVLALEKGLFYDVLKIRLAAGVEVPDFETFDENWGFILLPELTYSPLTGLDVILGGYWLEGKGDSKFAGMETNDEVYLKVRVDL; this is translated from the coding sequence ATGAAACGTTTACCCATCGTGTTTTTACCGGCGCTCCTGGCGGCCGCCTCGACGGCACAGGAGGGCGAAGTCGAGTACCCCGACGAAACCGACTCGGGCGCGGTGGTCGAGGACTCCGGCCTCGTCCCCGAGATAGAGCTGGGCGCCGTCATCACCGCGGACCTGCGCCACCTGACCGAGCCGCCTCACACCTTCACCTACAACGAAAACGACGTAAGCCTCTCCGTCGCGACCAAGTGGGAGAAGGCCGAGGCCGCCGGCAGCCTGCGCCTGCGCGGGCTGGGGTTTTCCACCGCCTCCTCCTCGGCCGACCTGGAGTACATCGGCTACGTGGACCCGTGGAGCCTGGAGCTCGAGAGCGCCTACCTCAACCTCTACGGCCTCCCCCTGGACCCGGTGGACATCTCCATCGGCAAACAGGAAATCGGCTGGGGGGTCGGCGACAAGCTGCGCACCTACGACGAGGTCAACCCCGGCGACTACGAGGACCCGCTGGATTTCGGCGAGCACCTGGGAGTGAACATGGTGCGCCTGACCGGCTGGTTCTCGGGCACCTGGTTCCTGGAGGGCGTCTTCATCCCCGGCTTCACCCCGGCCCGGCTCCCCGCCGAGCGGTGGCAGGAGGTCCCGGAAATGGACCTCGGCGATTACATGGGCTTTCCGCTGTGGCTGTCGGAGCTATCCACACCCATCGAGCAGCCGGAATCCTCCCTGGCCGAATCGGCCCAGTACGGCGCCCGGGTCAGGGGCAGCCTGGGGCCGGTGGACCTCGAGCTGGCCTACCTCTACACCCGGGAGCACCTCCCCGTGGCCACCGGCATGACCGTTGATGTGACCGTGGACCCCGACGCACCGCCCTTCAACATTCCGGTGAACGTCACCGCCCGGGGCACCTTCCCGCGGCGGCACATCGTCGGCGCCTCCTTCGCCGCCGACGTTTTCGATCTGGGCCTGTGGGGCGAGGTGGCGGCCTACGTCTACCCCGAGGACATCCTCCAGACCCAGACCAGCCCCCTGGGCACCACCGAAACGGTCCTCTATCCGCAGGGCGCCTTCTTCAAGTGGATGGGAGGGATTGATTACAGCTTCGACGGCTGGTACACGCAGCTCCAGTACGTCCACGGGCTGTACGACGAGCGCGGCGCCGCCGAAATGGGCGACTACTTCGTCCTCGCACTGGAGAAGGGCCTCTTCTACGACGTGTTGAAAATCCGCCTGGCCGCGGGGGTGGAGGTGCCCGACTTCGAAACCTTCGACGAGAATTGGGGCTTCATCCTGCTGCCCGAGCTGACGTACTCACCGCTAACCGGTCTCGACGTGATCCTTGGCGGATACTGGCTCGAAGGAAAAGGCGACTCCAAGTTTGCCGGGATGGAGACCAACGACGAGGTGTACCTGAAGGTCCGTGTGGATCTGTAG
- a CDS encoding TonB family protein — protein sequence MKSGVLRSGILLSVLAHLLLLRGLVAGPGSVEPPARNCRELPIAVSLESSEAVVEPPGMPEALSPATPVVSGSVETEAAAASPENRSRPLSTEPVGLGEPIEETDLDPSSGTPSTARVVEPTGIFVPDAPPLKLNDRRWEGEVRVGVYVAPDGRPGKVWIIESSGRREADLDALAFFAKTLWRPATVNGDPVGWVLERTVAYRQPAYFW from the coding sequence GTGAAATCGGGTGTCTTGCGGAGCGGGATACTCCTGTCCGTCCTGGCGCACCTGCTTCTCCTGCGGGGGCTGGTGGCCGGGCCTGGCTCCGTGGAGCCGCCGGCCAGGAACTGCCGCGAGCTGCCCATCGCGGTGAGCCTCGAATCCTCCGAGGCGGTCGTCGAGCCGCCGGGAATGCCCGAGGCCTTGAGCCCGGCGACCCCGGTCGTATCTGGTTCGGTTGAGACGGAGGCGGCCGCGGCTTCACCGGAAAACCGATCCCGGCCGCTCTCGACCGAACCGGTCGGCCTGGGCGAGCCGATCGAAGAGACCGACCTCGATCCCTCCTCCGGTACGCCCTCGACCGCCCGTGTGGTCGAGCCGACCGGTATCTTCGTCCCCGACGCCCCGCCCCTGAAATTGAACGACCGCCGCTGGGAAGGAGAAGTCAGGGTGGGCGTTTACGTCGCCCCCGACGGGCGGCCGGGGAAGGTGTGGATTATCGAGAGCTCGGGCCGCCGCGAGGCCGACCTGGACGCCCTGGCATTTTTCGCCAAAACGCTGTGGCGTCCGGCCACCGTCAACGGCGATCCGGTGGGCTGGGTGCTGGAACGGACCGTCGCCTACCGCCAGCCGGCGTATTTCTGGTGA